From Oreochromis niloticus isolate F11D_XX linkage group LG1, O_niloticus_UMD_NMBU, whole genome shotgun sequence, a single genomic window includes:
- the LOC100699221 gene encoding N-acetyllactosaminide alpha-1,3-galactosyltransferase-like isoform X2, with product MVTLAFTSLYSRYLENTIQMVNLPTEQEPRHSINLDNTLNLGARPAVQTSTSWNAPIIWEGMFDPNLFDQKHIEEKSSVALTVFAVGRYLDAYLKTFLTSAEQHFMLGLPVTYYVFTDLPDKVPNITLASHRNIKVLKVEKHTRWQDISMMRMRTISEAIESEIRHRFRYVFCFDVDQEFKGRFGSEALGDSVALLHAHYYKLPQARFTYDRNPKSKAFMETGDFYYHAAIFGGMWQNVKDLVDACYLGIMEDKLNNVEAQWHDESHLNKYFWIHKPSRLLSPEYCWDQSIWDKQDILVTRLVWAPKHYDTLRTG from the exons ATGGTCACCCTTGCTTTTACTTCCTTATATTCAAG ATATTTAGAGAACACTATCCAAATGGTAAATTTGCCAACTGAACAAGAACCAAGACACAGCATTAATTTGGATAACACACTAAACCTTGG GGCCAGACCAGCAGTTCAGACATCCACATCTTGGAATGCTCCTATCATCTGGGAGGGAATGTTTGATCCAAATCTTTTTGATCAAAAGCACAtagaagaaaaatcatcagtggCCCTTACTGTGTTTGCTGTGGGAAG GTACCTGGATGCCTACCTCAAGACTTTCCTCACCTCAGCAGAACAACATTTTATGTTGGGATTACCAGTGACGTATTACGTGTTTACAGATTTACCAGACAAAGTACCAAATATCACACTTGCTTCTCACAGAAACATAAAGGTTCTCAAGGTGGAAAAGCACACCAGGTGGCAGGACATTTCTATGATGCGAATGAGGACAATATCAGAAGCTATAGAGTCAGAGATCCGTCACAGATTTCGTTATGTGTTCTGTTTTGATGTGGATCAGGAGTTTAAGGGCAGATTTGGGTCTGAGGCACTGGGTGATTCTGTGGCATTGCTCCATGCCCACTATTATAAATTACCACAGGCCCGGTTTACATATGACAGAAACCCCAAATCCAAAGCCTTCATGGAAACTGGAGATTTTTACTACCATGCTGCTATCTTTGGAGGAATGTGGCAAAATGTAAAGGATCTGGTAGATGCCTGTTATCTGGGTATCATGGAGGATAAACTAAATAATGTGGAAGCTCAGTGGCACGATGAGAGCCATCTAAACAAGTACTTTTGGATTCATAAACCAAGCAGGCTGCTCTCTCCAGAGTACTGCTGGGACCAGAGCATTTGGGACAAGCAGGATATACTTGTCACTCGCCTAGTGTGGGCACCAAAACATTATGACACACTTCGTACTGGCTAG
- the LOC100699221 gene encoding N-acetyllactosaminide alpha-1,3-galactosyltransferase-like isoform X3: protein MTGLFPLTMRYLENTIQMVNLPTEQEPRHSINLDNTLNLGARPAVQTSTSWNAPIIWEGMFDPNLFDQKHIEEKSSVALTVFAVGRYLDAYLKTFLTSAEQHFMLGLPVTYYVFTDLPDKVPNITLASHRNIKVLKVEKHTRWQDISMMRMRTISEAIESEIRHRFRYVFCFDVDQEFKGRFGSEALGDSVALLHAHYYKLPQARFTYDRNPKSKAFMETGDFYYHAAIFGGMWQNVKDLVDACYLGIMEDKLNNVEAQWHDESHLNKYFWIHKPSRLLSPEYCWDQSIWDKQDILVTRLVWAPKHYDTLRTG from the exons ATGACAGGGCTATTTCCCTTAACAATGAG ATATTTAGAGAACACTATCCAAATGGTAAATTTGCCAACTGAACAAGAACCAAGACACAGCATTAATTTGGATAACACACTAAACCTTGG GGCCAGACCAGCAGTTCAGACATCCACATCTTGGAATGCTCCTATCATCTGGGAGGGAATGTTTGATCCAAATCTTTTTGATCAAAAGCACAtagaagaaaaatcatcagtggCCCTTACTGTGTTTGCTGTGGGAAG GTACCTGGATGCCTACCTCAAGACTTTCCTCACCTCAGCAGAACAACATTTTATGTTGGGATTACCAGTGACGTATTACGTGTTTACAGATTTACCAGACAAAGTACCAAATATCACACTTGCTTCTCACAGAAACATAAAGGTTCTCAAGGTGGAAAAGCACACCAGGTGGCAGGACATTTCTATGATGCGAATGAGGACAATATCAGAAGCTATAGAGTCAGAGATCCGTCACAGATTTCGTTATGTGTTCTGTTTTGATGTGGATCAGGAGTTTAAGGGCAGATTTGGGTCTGAGGCACTGGGTGATTCTGTGGCATTGCTCCATGCCCACTATTATAAATTACCACAGGCCCGGTTTACATATGACAGAAACCCCAAATCCAAAGCCTTCATGGAAACTGGAGATTTTTACTACCATGCTGCTATCTTTGGAGGAATGTGGCAAAATGTAAAGGATCTGGTAGATGCCTGTTATCTGGGTATCATGGAGGATAAACTAAATAATGTGGAAGCTCAGTGGCACGATGAGAGCCATCTAAACAAGTACTTTTGGATTCATAAACCAAGCAGGCTGCTCTCTCCAGAGTACTGCTGGGACCAGAGCATTTGGGACAAGCAGGATATACTTGTCACTCGCCTAGTGTGGGCACCAAAACATTATGACACACTTCGTACTGGCTAG
- the LOC100699221 gene encoding N-acetyllactosaminide alpha-1,3-galactosyltransferase-like isoform X1 — protein sequence MTGLFPLTMSKHDGILCCLLMVTLAFTSLYSRYLENTIQMVNLPTEQEPRHSINLDNTLNLGARPAVQTSTSWNAPIIWEGMFDPNLFDQKHIEEKSSVALTVFAVGRYLDAYLKTFLTSAEQHFMLGLPVTYYVFTDLPDKVPNITLASHRNIKVLKVEKHTRWQDISMMRMRTISEAIESEIRHRFRYVFCFDVDQEFKGRFGSEALGDSVALLHAHYYKLPQARFTYDRNPKSKAFMETGDFYYHAAIFGGMWQNVKDLVDACYLGIMEDKLNNVEAQWHDESHLNKYFWIHKPSRLLSPEYCWDQSIWDKQDILVTRLVWAPKHYDTLRTG from the exons ATGACAGGGCTATTTCCCTTAACAATGAG TAAACATGATGGAATCCTCTGCTGTCTACTGATGGTCACCCTTGCTTTTACTTCCTTATATTCAAG ATATTTAGAGAACACTATCCAAATGGTAAATTTGCCAACTGAACAAGAACCAAGACACAGCATTAATTTGGATAACACACTAAACCTTGG GGCCAGACCAGCAGTTCAGACATCCACATCTTGGAATGCTCCTATCATCTGGGAGGGAATGTTTGATCCAAATCTTTTTGATCAAAAGCACAtagaagaaaaatcatcagtggCCCTTACTGTGTTTGCTGTGGGAAG GTACCTGGATGCCTACCTCAAGACTTTCCTCACCTCAGCAGAACAACATTTTATGTTGGGATTACCAGTGACGTATTACGTGTTTACAGATTTACCAGACAAAGTACCAAATATCACACTTGCTTCTCACAGAAACATAAAGGTTCTCAAGGTGGAAAAGCACACCAGGTGGCAGGACATTTCTATGATGCGAATGAGGACAATATCAGAAGCTATAGAGTCAGAGATCCGTCACAGATTTCGTTATGTGTTCTGTTTTGATGTGGATCAGGAGTTTAAGGGCAGATTTGGGTCTGAGGCACTGGGTGATTCTGTGGCATTGCTCCATGCCCACTATTATAAATTACCACAGGCCCGGTTTACATATGACAGAAACCCCAAATCCAAAGCCTTCATGGAAACTGGAGATTTTTACTACCATGCTGCTATCTTTGGAGGAATGTGGCAAAATGTAAAGGATCTGGTAGATGCCTGTTATCTGGGTATCATGGAGGATAAACTAAATAATGTGGAAGCTCAGTGGCACGATGAGAGCCATCTAAACAAGTACTTTTGGATTCATAAACCAAGCAGGCTGCTCTCTCCAGAGTACTGCTGGGACCAGAGCATTTGGGACAAGCAGGATATACTTGTCACTCGCCTAGTGTGGGCACCAAAACATTATGACACACTTCGTACTGGCTAG